From Chelatococcus sp. YT9, a single genomic window includes:
- a CDS encoding TerC family protein, whose amino-acid sequence MSFDPQILLQILQIAWIDLLLSGDNAVVIALACRSLPARQKRAGIFLGASTAVCLRIIFALIISYLLELPFLRIAGSLLLLWIAVKLAVGEEDSEHHIRESTSLWQAVRTIAIADAVMSLDNVVAISAAAHGNPWLFIFGLVLSIPLIMVGSTLIMALLERYPVFVWAGALLLGWIAGEMLVSDPLVVAQLSSVGSGLAFPDAAHDGALMPVSQVLYAAAAIGALIVLATAGALKWSRRREEEI is encoded by the coding sequence ATGTCCTTCGACCCGCAAATCCTGCTGCAGATCCTGCAAATTGCCTGGATCGACCTGCTTCTCTCAGGTGACAATGCCGTAGTCATCGCACTGGCCTGCCGCTCTTTGCCCGCGCGGCAGAAGCGCGCCGGCATATTTCTCGGGGCGAGCACGGCTGTCTGCCTCAGGATTATTTTCGCGTTGATCATCAGTTATCTGCTGGAGCTGCCGTTTCTGCGCATCGCCGGCAGTCTTCTTCTCCTATGGATCGCGGTGAAACTCGCGGTCGGAGAGGAAGACAGCGAGCACCATATCCGCGAGAGCACCAGTTTGTGGCAGGCGGTGCGCACCATCGCCATCGCCGACGCCGTCATGAGCCTCGACAATGTCGTCGCCATCTCCGCCGCCGCCCATGGTAATCCATGGCTCTTTATCTTCGGCCTCGTGCTGTCGATCCCGCTCATCATGGTGGGATCCACGCTGATCATGGCCTTGCTCGAGCGCTATCCCGTCTTCGTCTGGGCTGGGGCCTTGCTTCTCGGCTGGATTGCCGGGGAAATGCTCGTCTCGGACCCTCTTGTCGTGGCACAGCTCAGTTCGGTCGGCAGCGGCCTTGCGTTCCCGGACGCCGCGCATGACGGAGCGCTTATGCCGGTCTCGCAGGTGCTTTACGCGGCCGCGGCAATCGGAGCGCTCATCGTACTGGCGACCGCGGGCGCGTTGAAATGGTCACGCCGCCGGGAAGAGGAAATCTAA
- a CDS encoding arsenate reductase ArsC, producing the protein MAEPSPAGDREVRAVLFMCAHNAVRSPMAAGIARHFFGRTIYVTSCGVRPDELDPFAVAVMDEIGVAIGDHSPQSLDDLADLSFDLIVTLSPEAHHQSLELTRTHAFDVEYWPTQDPTATEGTRDQRLDAYRSVRDQLTQRILQRLSKLP; encoded by the coding sequence ATGGCAGAGCCGTCGCCTGCCGGGGATCGCGAGGTACGGGCGGTTCTGTTCATGTGTGCCCACAACGCCGTGCGATCGCCCATGGCGGCAGGCATTGCCCGTCACTTTTTCGGCCGCACCATTTATGTGACCTCCTGTGGCGTTCGGCCGGACGAGCTTGATCCCTTCGCCGTAGCGGTCATGGACGAGATCGGCGTCGCGATCGGGGATCACAGCCCGCAATCGCTGGACGATCTGGCTGATCTGAGCTTCGATCTGATCGTGACCCTTTCCCCGGAGGCCCATCACCAGTCACTCGAATTGACGCGCACGCATGCGTTCGACGTCGAATACTGGCCGACCCAGGACCCCACGGCGACGGAAGGGACGCGCGACCAGAGGCTTGACGCCTATCGCAGCGTCCGCGACCAGCTCACCCAGCGTATTCTCCAGCGCCTTTCAAAACTGCCCTAG
- a CDS encoding UPF0262 family protein, translated as MGDAKLRRRLVSVTLDEVSIGRGNPDQEHERAVAIWDIIEANSFAIPGDDGGPYCLTISLVEKKLALDIRRENGEAVIAHVLSLTPFRRVIKDYKLVCDSYYAAIRSATPAQIEAIDMGRRGLHDEASELLRDRLNGKVEVDFDTARRLFTLIFALHWKG; from the coding sequence TTGGGAGACGCAAAGCTTCGCCGCCGCCTCGTTTCCGTCACGCTCGATGAAGTGTCGATTGGTCGGGGCAATCCCGACCAGGAACACGAGCGTGCTGTCGCCATCTGGGACATTATCGAAGCCAATTCCTTCGCCATCCCCGGGGATGATGGAGGACCCTATTGCCTCACCATTTCGCTGGTGGAGAAGAAGCTCGCCCTGGACATCCGCCGGGAGAATGGCGAGGCGGTGATCGCCCATGTGCTTTCCCTCACGCCATTTCGACGGGTGATCAAGGACTACAAGCTCGTTTGCGACAGCTATTACGCAGCGATCCGCAGCGCCACGCCGGCGCAGATCGAGGCGATCGACATGGGACGGCGGGGCTTGCATGACGAAGCTTCCGAACTTCTGCGGGACCGGCTCAACGGCAAGGTGGAGGTTGATTTCGACACAGCCCGGCGCCTTTTCACCCTGATCTTCGCATTGCACTGGAAAGGGTGA
- the hisD gene encoding histidinol dehydrogenase, with product MKREVSEEVDKAVARIVQAVVEGGDQAVIDFSRQFDRLTLTPETLRVSEDELDAATGACDSDTLAALQTARDRIEAYHSRQLPRDERFTDALGVTLGWRWTAVGAVGIYVPGGTASYPSSVLMNAVPAKVAGVERVVMAVPTPDGAVNPLVFAAARLAGVDEVYRIGGAQAIAALAYGTEKIRPVDKIVGPGNAYVAAAKRHVFGRVGIDMIAGPSEVLVLADASANAEWIAADLLAQAEHDTAAQSILITNDRALGAAVKEAVEGQLKTLSRRDIAEASWREFGAIIHVPSLAEAVPLVDRLAPEHLEIVAEDADKLAGSIRNAGAIFLGGHTPEAIGDYVGGSNHVLPTARSARFSSGLGVLDFMKRTSILQCTPDSLAALAPAAIALGRAEGLDAHARSVSIRLNR from the coding sequence ATGAAGCGCGAGGTCTCCGAAGAGGTCGACAAGGCCGTAGCCCGGATCGTGCAGGCCGTCGTTGAAGGCGGCGACCAGGCGGTCATCGATTTCTCGCGTCAGTTCGATCGGCTCACCTTAACGCCGGAGACCCTGCGGGTCAGCGAAGACGAGCTTGATGCGGCGACGGGGGCATGCGACAGCGACACGCTGGCAGCCCTCCAGACAGCCCGCGACCGGATCGAGGCCTATCATAGCCGCCAATTGCCTCGGGATGAGCGCTTCACCGATGCTCTCGGCGTGACCCTCGGCTGGCGCTGGACGGCAGTCGGAGCCGTCGGGATCTATGTGCCGGGTGGCACGGCGAGTTATCCGTCGTCCGTGCTGATGAATGCGGTTCCTGCCAAGGTTGCCGGTGTCGAGCGCGTCGTGATGGCTGTTCCGACACCCGACGGCGCAGTCAATCCGCTGGTCTTTGCGGCAGCCCGCCTTGCGGGTGTCGATGAGGTCTACCGCATCGGCGGCGCGCAGGCGATCGCTGCCTTGGCTTATGGCACCGAGAAAATCCGGCCCGTTGACAAGATCGTCGGCCCCGGCAACGCCTATGTGGCAGCCGCAAAGCGGCACGTATTCGGGCGGGTGGGCATCGACATGATTGCCGGTCCATCCGAAGTCCTGGTGCTGGCGGACGCGTCGGCCAATGCGGAATGGATCGCCGCGGATCTCCTCGCCCAGGCCGAGCACGACACCGCGGCTCAATCCATCCTCATCACCAACGATCGCGCTTTGGGCGCCGCGGTGAAAGAGGCTGTCGAAGGACAGCTCAAAACGCTGTCGCGCCGGGATATCGCCGAGGCCAGCTGGCGGGAATTCGGCGCCATCATCCATGTGCCGTCTTTGGCCGAGGCTGTCCCACTGGTCGATCGTCTGGCGCCGGAGCATCTTGAGATCGTTGCGGAGGACGCCGACAAACTCGCGGGAAGCATCCGCAACGCTGGCGCTATTTTCCTCGGTGGCCATACGCCGGAGGCGATCGGGGACTACGTCGGAGGCTCCAACCACGTGTTGCCGACTGCGCGTTCGGCACGCTTCTCATCGGGGCTCGGGGTGCTCGACTTCATGAAGCGGACGTCTATCCTGCAGTGCACGCCCGACAGCTTGGCGGCTCTTGCTCCGGCCGCGATCGCGCTTGGCCGGGCTGAGGGGCTTGATGCCCACGCGCGTTCGGTCAGCATCCGCCTTAACCGCTGA
- a CDS encoding DUF2948 family protein, whose amino-acid sequence MDEIKLIALDHEDLSVISAHLQDALLRVEDLTYLPHRRCFAMALHRFDWEGPAEGKPQRRLAALHFNQVERVRRNKIDPASNGEVFNLLAIDFIETEAPSGLVLLLFSGGAAIELRVECIEAQLRDLGPVWDAPARPNHEMP is encoded by the coding sequence ATGGACGAGATCAAGCTTATTGCCCTCGACCACGAAGACTTGTCCGTCATCTCAGCCCATCTCCAGGATGCGCTGCTGCGCGTCGAGGATTTGACCTACCTGCCGCACAGGCGTTGCTTCGCGATGGCGCTCCACCGTTTCGACTGGGAGGGCCCCGCTGAGGGCAAGCCGCAGCGGAGGCTTGCCGCTCTGCACTTCAATCAGGTCGAGCGGGTTCGCCGCAACAAGATCGATCCGGCCAGCAACGGAGAGGTTTTCAACCTGCTCGCCATCGATTTCATCGAGACGGAGGCGCCATCAGGTCTGGTGCTGCTATTGTTTTCCGGCGGAGCGGCCATTGAGCTGCGCGTCGAGTGCATCGAGGCCCAGTTGCGAGATCTCGGGCCTGTTTGGGACGCCCCAGCACGCCCGAATCATGAGATGCCCTGA